A window from Dehalobacter sp. DCA encodes these proteins:
- a CDS encoding ArsR/SmtB family transcription factor: MSSKFDIKGGINIDTSISNYADYFKSLSDEFRLNILFYLFQNGEKCVCELTEYFNTSQSALSYHLKILSENGLLIKRQEAVWNLYSLNKDHFMFPMLKMVFKNLSRQLTNAGGS; this comes from the coding sequence ATATCAAGCAAATTTGATATAAAAGGAGGCATTAACATCGATACTTCAATCTCTAATTATGCAGATTACTTTAAATCATTATCCGATGAATTCCGGCTTAATATTCTTTTCTACCTTTTCCAAAATGGAGAAAAATGTGTATGCGAATTAACCGAATACTTTAATACATCACAATCAGCCCTTTCATATCATTTAAAAATACTTTCAGAAAATGGGCTGCTCATAAAACGTCAAGAAGCAGTTTGGAATTTATATTCTTTGAATAAAGACCATTTTATGTTTCCAATGTTAAAAATGGTTTTTAAAAACCTATCAAGACAACTTACTAATGCAGGTGGTAGTTAA
- a CDS encoding thioredoxin family protein produces MNIKILVSCCSNYGLQKTTEEVIKELGITATVEKVSDMKKIMEYGVMKAPGVVVNNKVKAMGRVPSKEEIKKYIQDEMNA; encoded by the coding sequence ATGAATATCAAAATTTTAGTATCGTGCTGTTCAAACTATGGTCTACAGAAGACAACAGAGGAGGTAATTAAGGAACTGGGTATAACGGCTACGGTTGAGAAGGTTAGCGACATGAAAAAGATAATGGAATATGGCGTTATGAAGGCTCCTGGCGTTGTCGTTAATAACAAAGTTAAGGCCATGGGCAGAGTCCCAAGTAAAGAAGAAATAAAGAAATATATTCAGGATGAAATGAATGCATGA
- a CDS encoding permease, with the protein MFSAVGWIANILGYILTTFLRWILDLLGQNPAFLDSARYKESVEFFFTDTIIIFLMLIIIIFIVSIIRSFFPPERTRKLLGEGGRTRGFIGNIFAALLGIVTPFCSCSAVPVFIGFLGAGIPLGVTFSFLIASPMINEVAVVMLWSLFGWKIALLYMATGLTVAIVAGAIIGKLKMEKYLEEDVCNIKMGDVEIVKPTWKQRITDAWSYDLNLVKKIWPYIIIGLVIGAAIHGWAPGDWLAKYAGRSNPLAVPLAVLIGIPLYSNAAGTLPIVSELTKVGVPMGTALAFMMAVTALSLPEMIILRKVLKPKLLAVFVGIMAITIIFIGYFFNIVLV; encoded by the coding sequence GTGTTTTCAGCAGTTGGTTGGATAGCAAATATTTTAGGCTATATACTTACGACATTTTTAAGATGGATTTTGGACTTATTGGGCCAAAATCCTGCATTTTTAGATTCAGCACGTTATAAAGAATCTGTTGAATTCTTCTTCACTGATACGATTATAATCTTCCTGATGCTTATCATTATCATATTTATCGTATCAATTATACGAAGTTTTTTCCCTCCAGAGAGGACAAGGAAACTTCTAGGGGAAGGCGGAAGAACCAGAGGTTTTATCGGCAACATATTTGCTGCTCTTCTGGGTATTGTTACCCCCTTCTGCTCTTGTTCGGCTGTTCCCGTCTTTATTGGATTTTTAGGAGCAGGAATACCCTTAGGCGTAACATTCTCATTTCTTATTGCTTCACCGATGATAAATGAAGTTGCTGTTGTTATGCTTTGGAGTTTGTTCGGTTGGAAGATCGCCTTGTTATACATGGCAACCGGATTAACTGTAGCGATTGTTGCAGGAGCCATTATTGGCAAACTAAAGATGGAAAAATATCTTGAGGAAGATGTATGTAACATTAAGATGGGTGATGTTGAGATAGTAAAGCCTACCTGGAAGCAGCGGATTACAGATGCATGGAGTTATGACCTAAACCTAGTTAAAAAAATCTGGCCCTATATTATTATTGGTCTGGTCATTGGAGCTGCCATACACGGTTGGGCTCCAGGTGACTGGCTTGCAAAATATGCAGGGAGGAGCAATCCTCTGGCAGTTCCACTTGCTGTTCTTATTGGTATACCTCTTTATTCCAATGCGGCAGGTACACTTCCTATTGTGAGTGAGCTTACCAAGGTTGGCGTGCCCATGGGTACGGCACTGGCATTTATGATGGCGGTAACAGCTTTAAGTCTTCCTGAAATGATCATTCTCCGTAAGGTTTTAAAGCCGAAACTACTCGCTGTATTTGTAGGTATAATGGCAATCACGATTATATTTATTGGTTACTTCTTCAATATAGTTCTTGTTTAA
- a CDS encoding sigma-70 family RNA polymerase sigma factor produces MHGNMSGLKDDAKINAWIYRITRNTIVDYYRKQNKSIALMKFTENLTNVEDEDLSASGEIASCLKTMIEHLPEKYKEAIMLTEFYELTQKELSERLGLSLSGAKSKVQRARGLLKEMLLGCCHLEFDRLGNIIEYSHKTKDCKFC; encoded by the coding sequence ATTCATGGCAATATGAGTGGTTTAAAGGATGATGCCAAAATCAATGCATGGATATACCGGATAACCCGAAATACAATTGTTGACTACTACCGAAAGCAAAACAAGTCCATCGCATTAATGAAGTTTACGGAGAATTTAACCAATGTGGAGGACGAAGATTTGTCAGCAAGTGGGGAAATTGCATCATGTTTAAAGACAATGATAGAGCATTTACCTGAAAAGTATAAAGAAGCAATTATGTTAACGGAATTTTATGAACTAACGCAGAAGGAGTTAAGCGAAAGGCTTGGCCTTTCCCTGTCGGGAGCAAAATCCAAAGTACAACGGGCAAGGGGACTGCTTAAAGAAATGCTTTTAGGTTGTTGCCATCTTGAATTCGACCGATTGGGAAATATCATTGAGTATTCACACAAGACAAAGGACTGTAAGTTTTGTTAA
- a CDS encoding DUF2703 domain-containing protein produces MVAENNIFADCSCCSDCADDSQDTQANGAGGCSCGPGCCDATKDTNAEKRLIVIDFLYLDLSVCTRCQGADSSLCEGLAEVSKVLEATGVNVVVNKINVLSEEIAIAHKFVSSPTIRINGQDIQMDVKESLCESCGDLCGDEVECRVWVYQGKEYTVPPKAMIMEAILKEVYGGDKGSNIVEQEYVMPENLKQFYAAMKSNSSGSKSCC; encoded by the coding sequence ATGGTTGCCGAAAACAATATTTTTGCAGATTGTTCCTGCTGCTCGGATTGTGCAGATGATTCACAGGATACCCAAGCGAATGGTGCAGGTGGCTGCTCCTGTGGTCCCGGCTGCTGTGATGCCACAAAGGATACCAATGCTGAAAAAAGGCTGATCGTTATCGACTTTTTATATCTGGATTTGAGTGTATGTACACGCTGTCAGGGTGCGGATTCAAGCCTTTGTGAAGGTTTGGCTGAAGTTTCAAAGGTACTTGAGGCGACGGGGGTTAATGTTGTTGTTAATAAAATCAATGTCCTCAGTGAAGAAATAGCCATTGCCCACAAGTTTGTTAGTTCACCCACGATTCGTATTAACGGACAGGATATTCAAATGGATGTCAAAGAAAGCCTTTGCGAATCTTGCGGGGATTTATGCGGTGATGAAGTAGAATGCCGTGTCTGGGTTTATCAAGGTAAGGAGTATACTGTGCCTCCAAAAGCGATGATCATGGAAGCAATTCTTAAAGAAGTATATGGAGGAGATAAGGGCAGCAATATCGTGGAACAGGAATATGTCATGCCTGAGAATCTAAAACAGTTTTATGCTGCAATGAAAAGCAATTCTTCTGGCTCAAAAAGCTGCTGCTAA
- a CDS encoding sulfite exporter TauE/SafE family protein: MHFPVSGVDVFPLIPPLVAMIVSSISASAGITGAFLLLPFQVSVLHFNSPAVSPTNLIYNVIAAPGGLYRYIKEKRMAWALTGIISIGTLPGVFVGAWIRIHYLTNPKAFKLFVGIVLLYLSYRLLSDIFGWNKKTKEQNALLNKKFAEQVVLRKEANQNRLTAGLPAEAVVKTKYLSFLKVEYEFWGETYSFKTIPVFILALIVGLIGGIYGIGGGSIISPVCVSLFALPIYTVAGAALASTFITSIAGVVYYQILAVTTVSSSAVSPDWLLGLMLGVGGIIGTYFGAYLQKFLPETFIKKILLVLTSILSISYIFQYFFI; this comes from the coding sequence ATGCATTTCCCGGTATCCGGTGTCGATGTGTTTCCGCTGATACCGCCGTTGGTCGCTATGATCGTATCTTCGATTTCTGCTTCTGCGGGGATTACCGGCGCATTCCTGTTACTGCCTTTCCAGGTTAGTGTTTTGCATTTTAATAGTCCTGCTGTTAGCCCCACAAATTTAATTTACAATGTCATAGCTGCTCCCGGCGGCTTATATCGGTACATAAAAGAAAAACGAATGGCCTGGGCTTTGACAGGTATCATCTCTATTGGCACCCTTCCAGGCGTTTTTGTTGGCGCCTGGATCAGAATACATTATCTTACCAATCCTAAAGCCTTCAAACTGTTCGTAGGAATTGTGCTTTTATACTTATCCTATCGTCTTCTTTCGGACATCTTTGGCTGGAACAAAAAGACTAAGGAGCAGAACGCGCTCTTAAACAAAAAATTTGCGGAACAAGTTGTCCTAAGAAAAGAAGCGAATCAAAACCGTCTGACTGCCGGGCTGCCTGCTGAAGCTGTGGTCAAGACAAAATATCTTTCATTTTTGAAAGTCGAATATGAGTTTTGGGGAGAAACCTATTCATTTAAGACGATACCCGTTTTTATTCTTGCGTTAATAGTTGGCCTTATTGGTGGAATATATGGGATTGGAGGAGGATCAATTATTTCACCGGTTTGCGTTTCTCTGTTTGCCCTCCCGATATACACTGTGGCTGGTGCTGCCTTGGCAAGCACGTTTATTACCTCGATTGCGGGCGTAGTATACTATCAAATATTAGCCGTTACGACGGTATCTAGTTCCGCTGTTTCCCCAGACTGGCTTTTGGGATTGATGTTGGGAGTAGGTGGAATTATTGGAACTTACTTTGGCGCTTACCTACAAAAATTTCTACCAGAAACATTTATAAAAAAAATACTTTTGGTTCTTACTTCTATTCTTTCGATTTCATACATTTTTCAATATTTCTTTATATAG
- a CDS encoding sulfate/molybdate ABC transporter ATP-binding protein — protein sequence MLEVSIEKTLGNFTLQSSFASGKGVLGILGSSGCGKSLTLKCIAGLYHPDKGTIKLNGKELFNSGTKVNVLPRHRNIGYVFQNYALFPHLTVYKNIAYGIQHLDKAKYHEKVSEMIQKMQLNGHENQYPSQLSGGQQQRVALARTLITEPELLLLDEPFSALDSHVKQILEKELLSIIKKNYHGVVLLVTHNIEEAYRLCDRILVLDKGKSVQIGEKEEIIRYPATVSAARITGCKNFFEAEVSGEDGGSLLIKSGSLCLKTSKSNTELQSKMMAGVRSHDLILSLENTKESNTFECQATEVIEGVISTTVIVNCQGKSLQAEISNNDFLRLKNTIGQKLWLRIPENKVFLMNREPAHRFN from the coding sequence ATGCTCGAAGTATCCATTGAGAAAACACTGGGTAATTTTACGCTGCAATCATCTTTTGCCAGCGGCAAAGGCGTTTTGGGAATTCTCGGTTCATCCGGCTGCGGCAAAAGTCTGACTTTAAAATGTATCGCAGGGCTCTATCACCCGGACAAAGGAACAATAAAGCTCAACGGAAAAGAGTTGTTCAATTCAGGAACAAAAGTCAATGTGCTTCCCCGGCATAGAAATATTGGTTATGTATTTCAGAATTATGCCTTATTTCCTCACCTGACTGTTTATAAAAACATTGCCTATGGTATACAGCACCTAGATAAAGCCAAATACCATGAGAAAGTCAGTGAGATGATCCAGAAAATGCAGCTGAACGGTCACGAAAACCAATACCCTTCTCAATTATCAGGGGGGCAGCAGCAGCGTGTTGCTTTAGCCAGGACCTTGATTACCGAACCGGAATTATTGCTTTTAGACGAACCTTTTTCAGCCTTGGACAGCCATGTAAAGCAAATACTGGAAAAAGAATTACTGAGTATTATTAAAAAGAACTATCATGGTGTTGTTCTATTGGTTACGCATAATATTGAAGAAGCCTACCGACTTTGCGACAGGATTTTGGTCTTAGATAAGGGGAAATCTGTGCAAATTGGGGAAAAGGAAGAGATCATCCGTTATCCAGCGACCGTATCTGCTGCCAGGATCACCGGCTGCAAAAATTTTTTTGAGGCAGAGGTTAGCGGTGAGGATGGCGGATCGCTGCTGATTAAATCCGGAAGTTTATGTTTGAAAACATCAAAAAGCAATACCGAACTTCAATCAAAGATGATGGCGGGAGTACGGTCACATGATTTGATATTGTCACTGGAGAATACCAAAGAATCCAACACCTTCGAATGCCAGGCAACAGAAGTGATTGAAGGCGTTATTTCCACCACCGTGATCGTGAATTGTCAGGGAAAATCTTTGCAGGCCGAAATCTCCAACAACGACTTTCTGCGTTTAAAAAATACTATTGGTCAAAAACTATGGCTTCGTATTCCTGAGAACAAGGTTTTTTTAATGAACAGGGAGCCTGCGCATCGTTTTAATTAA
- the modB gene encoding molybdate ABC transporter permease subunit has protein sequence MENIDLFPLFLSLRVAFTATFIGVVCGLPLAYLLSRRQGKLCDFIDTLTNLPIVLPPTVLGYYLLVLLGRNSWVGKFLEEQFNIMIVFTMTGAVIAATVVSIPYLIKASKAALSEINEDYLNAARLLGRTEFNIFVTIMIPIAWRGIISGITMSFARALGDFGATLMVAGSIPGKTLTMPIAIYDSLQAGNYNMANFLVLIMTSVAVAVLYIVNRLEKKMKKG, from the coding sequence ATGGAGAACATCGACCTTTTCCCTCTTTTTTTGTCCTTACGGGTGGCGTTTACCGCAACTTTTATCGGAGTTGTTTGTGGTTTGCCGCTAGCCTATCTATTAAGCCGCCGCCAAGGAAAATTATGCGATTTTATCGATACGCTGACAAACCTTCCCATTGTCTTGCCGCCAACAGTCCTGGGCTATTATCTGCTGGTCTTACTGGGCCGTAATTCCTGGGTAGGTAAATTTCTGGAAGAACAGTTCAACATCATGATTGTATTTACAATGACAGGGGCAGTTATTGCCGCCACTGTCGTGTCCATTCCGTATCTGATCAAAGCATCCAAGGCCGCTCTTTCCGAAATCAACGAGGATTACCTGAATGCGGCCAGACTTTTGGGAAGAACTGAATTCAATATATTTGTGACCATTATGATCCCGATTGCCTGGAGAGGTATTATCTCCGGCATCACCATGTCCTTTGCCAGAGCTTTGGGGGATTTTGGCGCAACATTAATGGTTGCCGGTAGCATACCTGGTAAAACTCTCACCATGCCAATTGCCATTTATGACTCTTTGCAGGCCGGTAATTATAATATGGCCAATTTTCTCGTTCTGATCATGACAAGTGTTGCCGTTGCGGTTTTGTATATTGTCAATCGGCTGGAAAAAAAGATGAAGAAGGGGTGA
- the modA gene encoding molybdate ABC transporter substrate-binding protein, with the protein MNRKYIAGILVLFVFMAALTGCKASTSTAKDTADQTVAKTGVKITVAAAADLSLAFKEIGELYEKATGNEVEITYSSSGTAREQIANGAPYDVYASANIKFVDDLIAQDRIIADSKELYAIGRVGVATLLNSPLQVKEASYLLNPKFKKIAIANPDHAPYGLAAKEALVSMGLWDQLKDRLVYGKDIQDTLTLLKSGNVEAAFISLSVVNKDDVNFLLFDDKLHNPLKQAIAIVKTTQHEQVARDFIKFVNGEQGRNIMKKYGFVLPGEV; encoded by the coding sequence ATGAATAGAAAATATATAGCTGGAATTTTAGTATTATTCGTTTTTATGGCTGCGCTGACAGGATGTAAGGCATCAACTTCTACAGCGAAGGATACCGCTGATCAAACGGTTGCTAAAACTGGCGTGAAAATCACCGTTGCCGCTGCCGCTGATTTATCTCTTGCCTTTAAAGAAATAGGAGAATTGTACGAAAAAGCCACCGGAAATGAAGTTGAAATCACCTACTCATCTTCGGGGACAGCCAGAGAACAGATTGCCAATGGTGCGCCATATGATGTTTATGCCTCGGCCAATATCAAGTTTGTCGATGACCTGATTGCTCAGGACAGAATCATCGCCGACAGTAAAGAATTGTACGCCATTGGTCGCGTGGGTGTGGCAACACTCCTAAACAGCCCACTTCAGGTTAAAGAAGCAAGCTATTTATTAAATCCGAAATTCAAGAAAATTGCCATCGCCAATCCAGATCACGCCCCCTATGGTTTGGCCGCCAAAGAAGCACTGGTATCCATGGGTTTGTGGGATCAGCTCAAAGACAGATTGGTCTATGGCAAAGATATTCAGGATACCTTGACACTCTTAAAGTCGGGCAATGTTGAGGCAGCTTTTATCTCCCTTTCAGTGGTTAATAAAGATGATGTCAACTTCCTGCTCTTTGATGATAAACTGCATAACCCTTTGAAACAAGCCATAGCCATCGTTAAGACGACGCAACACGAGCAAGTAGCTAGAGATTTTATAAAATTTGTTAACGGGGAGCAAGGCAGGAATATTATGAAAAAATATGGTTTTGTCCTGCCGGGTGAAGTGTAA
- a CDS encoding substrate-binding domain-containing protein produces the protein MTEKKALSTQDVAAMLHVSKSTIYDLIRKGEISSYKVGRKVRFTENDVQDYISRSKKSQSALNSSANNLADFSLLGNEKKQEGFIICGQDLILDILSNYMRLHNIPALRAYIGSYDSLVSLYRNKINVASTHLWDSDTDQYNVPYVRRLLPGVPTVIIHLTCRIQGLYVAKGNPKGIMTWADFGRDDITMINREYGAGSRVLLDENLKLLGIYGSAIKGYKKENQSHLAVASAISSGQADVAVGNEKMARQVDNIDFIPLKKERYDLVVKKEDFQSPEVQTMLNIIRSAAFKNEFANIGGYDTSDMGKIVAEI, from the coding sequence ATGACGGAAAAAAAGGCGCTTTCCACCCAAGATGTGGCTGCCATGCTGCATGTCAGCAAAAGTACGATTTATGACCTGATTAGAAAAGGCGAAATCAGCTCTTATAAAGTAGGAAGAAAGGTTCGTTTTACAGAAAATGACGTGCAGGATTATATATCCCGTTCTAAGAAAAGCCAATCTGCCCTTAATTCATCAGCAAATAACTTAGCCGACTTCAGCCTGCTCGGCAACGAAAAAAAACAAGAGGGTTTTATTATATGCGGTCAGGATTTGATTCTTGATATTCTTTCCAATTATATGAGACTGCACAATATTCCCGCCCTAAGGGCGTATATAGGAAGTTATGACAGTTTAGTTTCCCTATACAGAAATAAGATTAACGTTGCTTCCACACATTTGTGGGACAGTGATACAGATCAGTATAATGTACCCTATGTCAGAAGACTGCTTCCTGGTGTTCCTACTGTGATTATTCACCTTACATGCCGTATACAAGGATTGTATGTGGCCAAAGGCAATCCAAAAGGGATTATGACATGGGCAGATTTTGGAAGAGATGACATTACAATGATTAACAGGGAATATGGAGCTGGTTCAAGAGTCCTTTTGGATGAAAACTTAAAACTCCTTGGGATATATGGAAGTGCAATTAAAGGTTATAAGAAAGAAAACCAGTCACACTTAGCAGTTGCCAGCGCCATAAGCAGCGGACAAGCTGATGTGGCAGTGGGCAACGAAAAGATGGCGAGACAAGTTGATAATATTGATTTCATTCCTCTTAAGAAAGAACGCTATGATTTAGTTGTAAAAAAAGAAGATTTTCAATCGCCTGAAGTCCAAACAATGCTAAATATCATCCGTTCTGCAGCTTTCAAAAATGAATTTGCAAATATTGGTGGTTACGATACAAGCGACATGGGTAAAATCGTTGCAGAAATATAA
- a CDS encoding ArsR/SmtB family transcription factor — protein sequence MESRYEKNAKVFKALCDPNRLMIIEMLRSGEKCACKILEELNIGQSTLSHHMKILCESGLVGSHRVGKWTHYSLNKEGCETAKNLLTEITTVKDKCELSC from the coding sequence TTGGAGAGCAGGTATGAGAAAAATGCAAAGGTGTTTAAAGCACTCTGTGATCCAAACCGATTAATGATCATTGAGATGCTGCGAAGTGGAGAGAAATGTGCCTGTAAAATATTGGAGGAACTTAATATCGGGCAATCAACCTTGTCACATCATATGAAAATACTATGTGAATCAGGGCTTGTTGGTAGTCATCGTGTCGGAAAATGGACGCACTATTCACTAAATAAAGAGGGCTGTGAAACAGCAAAAAATCTATTAACTGAAATTACAACAGTAAAAGATAAGTGTGAGCTTAGCTGTTAA
- the lpdA gene encoding dihydrolipoyl dehydrogenase — translation MKKIDTTLAVLGGGPAGYVAAIRAAQLGADVVLIENKELGGVCMNRGCIPTKALLRTSEIVSILKKSKEFGIEDKGINIKWDVSNERKNRVVKSLGLGLDQLLPKSGVTVLKGRGTIQNPKMISVWTQEEEIEVHCAKMIITTGARPLVPDIENIHSEGVLTSNEALHLEKVPESMVIIGAGVIGLEFATMFSAVGSKVTILEMMDRILPIEDTEIATELLKIMKRQGISFKLAATVQRIEQTEDGLEVHYIDKDKNLTLSCEKILVAVGRKLNSDSEDFKKLGLNINNGALVVNENMETNIEGVYAAGDVIGGNLLAHLAFMEGKTAAENALGIAGRVNYNAVPACIYTNPEVASVGMTEEEASSAGIKVKVGRFQFRNNGRALCLGERDGFVKIVVEMDNTIIGGQILGANASEMISEITLAITLKAKADTIADMIHPHPSLNEAVWEACADAVGRAIHKI, via the coding sequence GTGAAGAAGATTGACACGACCCTAGCTGTCTTAGGTGGCGGTCCTGCCGGTTATGTCGCAGCTATACGGGCTGCCCAGCTCGGGGCAGATGTTGTTCTTATTGAAAATAAAGAGCTTGGTGGGGTATGCATGAATAGAGGATGTATTCCTACAAAAGCCCTGCTCAGGACTTCAGAGATTGTCTCAATCTTAAAGAAATCCAAAGAATTTGGAATTGAAGACAAAGGTATTAACATAAAATGGGATGTCAGCAATGAGCGAAAAAACCGTGTGGTTAAGAGTTTGGGTTTAGGTTTGGACCAATTGTTGCCCAAGTCAGGAGTCACTGTGCTCAAAGGCAGAGGTACAATCCAAAATCCAAAGATGATTTCTGTATGGACACAGGAAGAAGAAATAGAAGTTCATTGCGCCAAGATGATTATTACCACAGGGGCTAGACCATTAGTTCCTGATATAGAAAATATTCACAGCGAGGGTGTTTTAACAAGTAACGAGGCACTGCATTTGGAAAAGGTTCCCGAAAGTATGGTTATTATTGGGGCAGGCGTTATCGGCTTGGAATTTGCCACAATGTTTAGCGCTGTGGGCAGCAAGGTAACCATTCTTGAAATGATGGATCGAATACTTCCTATTGAAGATACTGAGATAGCCACTGAATTATTGAAAATTATGAAAAGACAAGGAATTTCCTTTAAGTTAGCTGCCACGGTTCAAAGAATTGAACAAACAGAGGATGGGCTTGAGGTACACTATATCGACAAGGACAAGAATTTAACCCTCAGCTGTGAAAAGATTTTGGTGGCTGTAGGAAGAAAACTCAATTCAGACAGTGAAGACTTTAAAAAACTAGGGCTGAACATTAATAATGGTGCCTTAGTAGTGAACGAAAACATGGAAACCAATATCGAAGGTGTTTATGCCGCAGGAGATGTAATAGGAGGAAATCTTTTGGCCCATCTTGCCTTTATGGAGGGGAAGACAGCCGCTGAAAATGCTTTGGGAATTGCTGGTAGAGTAAATTACAACGCGGTTCCGGCTTGTATTTATACCAATCCGGAAGTTGCTTCCGTAGGGATGACTGAGGAAGAAGCATCAAGTGCAGGAATAAAAGTGAAAGTTGGCAGATTTCAATTCAGAAACAATGGACGCGCCTTATGTTTAGGTGAACGAGATGGTTTTGTCAAAATTGTTGTCGAGATGGACAATACTATTATTGGCGGACAGATATTGGGAGCGAATGCTTCCGAAATGATTTCAGAAATAACCCTGGCTATTACTTTAAAAGCAAAGGCTGACACCATAGCCGACATGATCCATCCGCACCCTAGTTTGAATGAAGCTGTGTGGGAAGCTTGTGCAGATGCTGTAGGCAGGGCAATTCATAAAATATAA